A genomic region of Homo sapiens chromosome 4, GRCh38.p14 Primary Assembly contains the following coding sequences:
- the MTNR1A gene encoding melatonin receptor type 1A isoform X1, with protein sequence MSIFNNGWNLGYLHCQVSGFLMGLSVIGSIFNITGIAINRYCYICHSLKYDKLYSSKNSLCYVLLIWLLTLAAVLPNLRAGTLQYDPRIYSCTFAQSVSSAYTIAVVVFHFLVPMIIVIFCYLRIWILVLQVRQRVKPDRKPKLKPQDFRNFVTMFVVFVLFAICWAPLNFIGLAVASDPASMVPRIPEWLFVASYYMAYFNSCLNAIIYGLLNQNFRKEYRRIIVSLCTARVFFVDSSNDVADRVKWKPSPLMTNNNVVKVDSV encoded by the coding sequence ATGTCGATATTTAACAACGGGTGGAACCTGGGCTATCTGCACTGCCAAGTCAGTGGGTTCCTGATGGGCCTGAGCGTCATCGGCTCCATATTCAACATCACCGGCATCGCCATCAACCGCTACTGCTACATCTGCCACAGTCTCAAGTACGACAAACTGTACAGCAGCAAGAACTCCCTCTGCTACGTGCTCCTCATATGGCTCCTGACGCTGGCGGCCGTCCTGCCCAACCTCCGTGCAGGGACTCTCCAGTACGACCCGAGGATCTACTCGTGCACCTTCGCCCAGTCCGTCAGCTCCGCCTACACCATCGCCGTGGTGGTTTTCCACTTCCTCGTCCCCATGATCATAGTCATCTTCTGTTACCTGAGAATATGGATCCTGGTTCTCCAGGTCAGACAGAGGGTGAAACCTGACCGCAAACCCAAACTGAAACCACAGGACTTCAGGAATTTTGTCACCATgtttgtggtttttgtcctttttgcCATTTGCTGGGCTCCTCTGAACTTCATTGGCCTGGCCGTGGCCTCTGACCCCGCCAGCATGGTGCCTAGGATCCCAGAGTGGCTGTTTGTGGCCAGTTACTACATGGCGTATTTCAACAGCTGCCTCAATGCCATTATATACGGGCTACTGAACCAAAATTTCAGGAAGGAATACAGGAGAATTATAGTCTCGCTCTGTACAGCCAGGGTGTTCTTTGTGGACAGCTCTAACGACGTGGCCGATAGGGTTAAATGGAAACCGTCTCCACTGATGACCAACAATAATGTAGTAAAGGTGGACTCCGTTTAA